The DNA window GGCGCGAAGCTGTTTTCGGCCGACTCCCACGGCGTCTACCGCTTTGTCGACGGAGACATGCCGCTCCTCGGAAGCGTAGACCGCCCACGGATCTTTCAATCCCTCACTCTGAGCTCGATCCGCCGAGGCCCAATCGCGGGCGAGCTTGAGGCCGGTGAAGTTGGCCATCATGCCGCCGCTCGTGAGATTGCCGCCCGCCCGTTCGTCATATCCGACGAGATCCGTGAGCCAGCGGATGGTCCGCCGCTCCATGGCGACGCCGGCCGGAGCGATGCTGTAAGCGCCGACGTTCTGATTGAGGGCGGAGGTGACGAAGTCACCCAGGATTCCGATCGGCGAGGGAGAAGGGGTGATGAGCCCGAAGTAACCGGGATGGTTCACATGGGTGCAGTTCGGCAACAGCTTCTCCTCGAGCTCCCCCAAAACCTCGTTCGCCGGACTCCCGTCCCACGGCAAAGGCTCGTCGAAAAGAGCCTCGATCTCGGCGGGAGTCGCCCGGGGATAGAGAGAGCGACCCTCGACCGATTCCAGGTAGTCAGCGAGACGATCGACGAGGTCGTGTCCCAGCTCGCGAAATTCCCGTTCGTCCATAGCGGGAATTATGCACCGTTGCGGACAGGATTCTCCCTCGTCTTTGAGCTACGAGAAGCTTGCGACGTCGAGCCTTCCGGATGATCGGGCGTGGGAAAATGTAGTTGAAATCCATTATCATTTTTACCCTTGACTGGCCGTCCCAATTTCAATAGGGTTGCAGCGTGGAAAAGGTGAAAACGGGTTTCACTATCATTTGGCTGTGCCTCACGACGGGTGCCGCCTCGGCCCCGGGGTACGAGCAGCCGGCGGATGCATCGGAGAGCCAGCCGCAAGGGGAGCTCGAGGAGCTCGAAGCCCGCCTGCGCGAGCTGGAACGGCAAATCGCCGAGCTTCGCGGAGAAGCGGCCGGGAGCCAGGAGGTCGCCGAGCTCGCGCGCCGGATCGATCTTCTCGCTGCCGAGATCGAGGGCCTGCGCACCGGGGGAGCCGCCGAGGTGGATGCGACCCAGGGCCAGCGCGGCCTCGGTCCCGCGGCCTCGAAGGTCTACGCCGTCGAGCGGGGTGTTTCCATCGGTGGTTACGGCGAGATGCTCTATCAGAGCTTCGCCGACGAGCGCCAGGACGGGGCCCCGGCTGGCAAGACCGACCAGATCGATTTCCTGCGCGCCATCGTCTACGTCGGCTACAAGTTCAACGACCGGATTCACTTCAACAGCGAGATCGAGTTCGAGCACGCCTCGACGGGGGAAGGCGGCGAGGTCTCGGTGGAGTTCGCCTACCTCGATTTCTCGCTCCGGCCCGAGCTCGGCATTCGCGGGGGCATGCTCCTGGTTCCGCTCGGCTTTCTCAACGAGCTTCACGAGCCCCCGATCTTCTACGGCGCGCGCCGTCCCGAGGTCGAGTCGGCCATCATTCCCTCGACCTGGCGCGAGAACGGTGCGGGTATCTTTGGAGAGACGGCCCTCGTCTCCTACCGGGCTTACGCCGTTGCCGGGCTCGACGCCTCGGGGTTCGGCGCCTCGGGGATTCGAGGCGGCCGCCAGAAAGGCGCCAGGAGCCTCGCCGAGGACTTCGCCTTCACCGGTCGGGTCGACCTCACCGGAGTGTCCGGACTTCTCGCCGGCGTGTCCCTTTACACGGGCAACTCCGGTCAGGGGACGAACGTGATGGGCCAAACCCTGGGTGCCCGAGTTTCCCTTTTCGACCTTCACGCTCAGTATCGCTACCGCGGGTGGCATTTTCGGGGTCTCTATGCCAAAGGAACCCTCGGGGATGCCGCGCTCGTCAACGAAGCGAACGGTCTCACGGGCTCGAGCTCCGTCGGAGAAGACCAGTTCGGATGGTACGTCGAAGCGGCTTACGACGTGATGGCTCTGTTTCCCCGGGGCGAATGGGCGATCGCCCCCTACCTTCGTTACGAGAGGCTGGATACGCAGGACACGGTCCCTCCGGGTTTCGCGGACAATCTGGCGACCGATCAGAGTCTGCTGACCGTCGGCATCGACGTGAAGCCGATCTCACGCGTCGTCATCAAAGCGGACTATCAGCGCATCAGAAACGAGGCCCTTAGCGGTGTGAATCAGCTCAACGTCGCCCTCGGGTTCTTGTTTTGATGAGGTGGACGAGGGGAACGCTCCCGAGACGGGCGCTGGCCGCAATGGGCGCTGTCTACCTCGCCCTGTCCCCCGCGGTCGCGTCCATCATTTTGACGGAGCAGCAAGCGCTCGAGCGCGCTTTTCCCGGAGCGACGTTCGAGCGCCAAGTGCTCTACTTGACCGAGACGCAGGTCGAGAAAGTTCAGAAGGAGGCCCGCTCGCGTCTTCCATCCCCCGTCGTGACCATGATTCTGGCGTACTCGGACGACCAGTTGCTCGGAAGGGCCTACCTCGACACCCATACGGTTCGTACCATGCCGGAGACGGTGCTCACCGCAGTCGAGCCGAGCGGCGCCATCCGTGCCGCGCTCGTGCTCCAGTTCGCGGAACCCAGAGACTATCTGCCGCGAGAGAAGTGGCTCGAGGCGTTCGACGGAAGAACGCTCGATGAAGAGCTCTGGCCGGGGCGCGGGATAAGGCGGGTGACGGGGGCGACGCTTACCGTCCAGGCGCTTACCGAAGCCGTGCGTCGCTCGCTGGCGATCGACCGCGTCATGCATCAGGAGCCATCTGCCCGAGCGCGGCGGGAGGAGTGCGCTTCACGATGAAGTACATGCAGAACGGCGGGTTCCAAAACCACCCCCTCATGCGCCTCACTCTGGGGCTGACCCTGGCTCTACTGGTGGGGCTCTGGGTGACGAACCTCGCCATGTATTTCGCGCGGATGGATCTGTCGGCGAGCTCCGTCGTCAGCTACTACAACGGCTCCGAGGAGGATTTTCGTCCGCCCCGCTCCGCGGCTTCGATGCTGGAGACGACGCACATGCACCTGCCGATGATGGGGATCGTGCTGCTCTTCCTCACGCATCTCCTCATCTTCGTTCCTCTCGGTCGAGGTCTCAAAGTCGGTTTGATCCTGGCCGCCTTCTCGGGGGCGGCGCTCCAGGAGGCCGGAGGGTGGCTGGTGCGCTTCGTTCACCCCGGACTCGCCCCGACGAAGATCGCCGGCTTCTTGCTGCTGCAGGCGGCGCTCGGCATCGTCCTCGTGGTTCTCGCGCTGTTTCTCCTGAGAGGGGCGCGCCCTTCGCTCGCGGGCGAGGAGCGCACCCGCATGACAATCCCCTCGGCGAGCTCGAGAGCATAGCGCTCGGCGAATCCCGGCGTCGTCCACAGCACGCGGCGTCCTTCTTCCTCGACGAGGGCCACGGCGTCGCTTCCTCGACTCGCCACGAGGGCGAGCCCGGAATCGACACCGAGCACGAAGACCGCCGTCGCGAGCGCATCCGCCTCGAGAGCGGACGGGCTCACGACGGTCACGGCGCTCACTCCCGAGGGGGGCTGCCCCGTCCTCGGGTCTTCGATGTGATCCCCCCACTGATCGCGGGAGGAGGAGCCGATGGCGCCCTGGCACAGTCGAAAGCTTGCCGGAGGAGCGCGCCCGGTTGGGTCACGAATCTCGAACGTCACCGCCTCGTGCCCGAACAACGCGATCGAGCTCGTCCCGATATCGACGAGCGCGCTTGGAACCGAGCCTTCGAGCTCCGCGAGGGCGCGGTCCACCGCGTAGCCCTTCGCGATGCCTCCGAGATCTAGCTTCATCCCCGCTCCGAGGCGAACCCGGCGGTTCTCGTGGTCGAGATCGACTTTCTCGTAGCCGTTCGCGACGAGCGTCGGATCGAAAGCACCGTTCGAGGCCCGCGCGATCTCGAGGGATTTGATGACGGCGTGGAAGGCGAGCTCGCTGAGGACGGCATCACCGGCCTCGTTCAGTCGGGAGATCTCGCTTCCTTCGACCCAGAGCGAAAGCGACGCCTCGGTCTCTTCGATGCGAGCGAATGCCGAACCGATGAACGGCGCCGGCTCGAGCGTTCCCGACACCCGAACCTCGGCCATCGTGCCCATGACCACCCGCATCTCACGCGTCGTTCCCGCGGACGATGCCCCTGGCACGAGAACGAGGACGGCAACGAGGCCCAAACCTCTCGCGGCGGGCTCGAGGCGGCTCAGTCCCAGTCGAAGCCTGTGCGATCTTTGTTCAGCACCTTCCATGCGACGGCGACTCGCGGCCGAAACGACCAGATATCGATCTTCTCGTGGTCCTTCCCGCTCTGGCCGTAATGGCGCCGGCTATGACATCACATTTCCACTTTCGTGTCAGCTTGGCCGCTCTCGTAATTCATCGATGGTTTCGATAGCATGCGCGCCACCATGGACCAGATTCTCGAGATTCACTCCCGGATCAACGCCTTCGTCTGGGGCGCACCACTCATCATCGCCTTGATGGGAACGGGCCTGTTCCTCACGTTCTGGACCGGAGGCGTGCAGTTCCGTCGTCTCGGGTTCACGTTTCGCGAGGTGCTGGGCAAGCTCACCTCCAAGGGCTCGGGCAGCGGCACGGTGACCCCGTTTCAAGCCGTGGCCACCGCGCTCGCGAGCACGGTGGGCGTGGGAAACATTGCCGGCGTCGCGACCGCCATCAGCATCGGCGGCCCCGGCTCGGTGTTCTGGCTCCTCGTTTCGGGACTGCTCGGCATGTGCACGAAGTTCTGCGAGATCGTCGTCGCGCTCCACTACCGGGAGGTCGACGCCGGCGGCACGATGCGCGGCGGTGCCATGTACGTTCTCCGCAAAGGGCTCGGTCTTCCCTGGCTCGGTACGATCTTCGCTCTCCTGACGAGCCTGGCGGCCTTCGGGATCGGCAACATGGTGCAGGCGAACTCGGTGACGGACGCCCTGGAGGCAAGCTTCGGCATCGACCCTCGCGTGAGCGGCGTGATGCTGATGGGTCTGGTTGCCCTCGTCGTTCTGGGCGGGCTCAAGCGCATCGCGGAAGTGACGCAGCTTCTCGTTCCCTTCATGTGCATTTTCTACGTATGCGGTGGGTTGGTCATTCTTGTCCGCTTCGCCGGGGCGATCCCGCATGCGGTTCAGCTCGTTCTCGAAGGTGCCTTCAGCGGTCACGCAGCCGTCGGAGGTTTCGCCGGCGCCACGGTGATGCAGGCCATCCGCTTCGGAGTGGCGCGCGGTCTGTTCTCCAACGAGGCGGGACTCGGGAGCGCTCCGATCGTCCACGCCGCCGCGGTGACCGATCACCCCGTTCGCCAGGCCCTGTACGGAATCTTCGAGGTGGTGGTGGACACTTTCATCGTCTGCGTGCTCACCGCCTTCGTGATCCTGGCCACCGGGGCCTGGGAGCAAGGCTTGACCGGCGCCGCCCTCTCGGCCAAGGGCTTCGAGATCGGGCTTCCCGGCGTATGGGGCGACGCGATCGTCTCCGTCGGTATTCTCACTTTCGCGTTCTCGACCCTGATCGGTTGGTCGTTCTACGGAGAGACCGGGGCCGTTTACCTGCTCGGGAATCGGGCGGTTCTTCCTTACCGCCTGATGTGGGTGGGCGCCGTCTGGTTCGGCGCCACGGGAAGCCTTCACCTCATCTGGGATATCGCCGATACGTTGAACGG is part of the Vicinamibacteria bacterium genome and encodes:
- a CDS encoding FMN-binding protein, yielding MRWTRGTLPRRALAAMGAVYLALSPAVASIILTEQQALERAFPGATFERQVLYLTETQVEKVQKEARSRLPSPVVTMILAYSDDQLLGRAYLDTHTVRTMPETVLTAVEPSGAIRAALVLQFAEPRDYLPREKWLEAFDGRTLDEELWPGRGIRRVTGATLTVQALTEAVRRSLAIDRVMHQEPSARARREECASR
- a CDS encoding FAD:protein FMN transferase codes for the protein MEGAEQRSHRLRLGLSRLEPAARGLGLVAVLVLVPGASSAGTTREMRVVMGTMAEVRVSGTLEPAPFIGSAFARIEETEASLSLWVEGSEISRLNEAGDAVLSELAFHAVIKSLEIARASNGAFDPTLVANGYEKVDLDHENRRVRLGAGMKLDLGGIAKGYAVDRALAELEGSVPSALVDIGTSSIALFGHEAVTFEIRDPTGRAPPASFRLCQGAIGSSSRDQWGDHIEDPRTGQPPSGVSAVTVVSPSALEADALATAVFVLGVDSGLALVASRGSDAVALVEEEGRRVLWTTPGFAERYALELAEGIVMRVRSSPASEGRAPLRRNSARTTRTMPSAACSSKKPAIFVGASPG
- a CDS encoding sodium:alanine symporter family protein, coding for MRATMDQILEIHSRINAFVWGAPLIIALMGTGLFLTFWTGGVQFRRLGFTFREVLGKLTSKGSGSGTVTPFQAVATALASTVGVGNIAGVATAISIGGPGSVFWLLVSGLLGMCTKFCEIVVALHYREVDAGGTMRGGAMYVLRKGLGLPWLGTIFALLTSLAAFGIGNMVQANSVTDALEASFGIDPRVSGVMLMGLVALVVLGGLKRIAEVTQLLVPFMCIFYVCGGLVILVRFAGAIPHAVQLVLEGAFSGHAAVGGFAGATVMQAIRFGVARGLFSNEAGLGSAPIVHAAAVTDHPVRQALYGIFEVVVDTFIVCVLTAFVILATGAWEQGLTGAALSAKGFEIGLPGVWGDAIVSVGILTFAFSTLIGWSFYGETGAVYLLGNRAVLPYRLMWVGAVWFGATGSLHLIWDIADTLNGLMAVPNLVAVLGSTAVIRKLLREFFSRSNL